The Vidua macroura isolate BioBank_ID:100142 chromosome 11, ASM2450914v1, whole genome shotgun sequence genome includes a region encoding these proteins:
- the MLYCD gene encoding malonyl-CoA decarboxylase, mitochondrial: MRRLCPRPLLWAARGPRRLSSGASPGMEELLRRSVPPLPPYETKEKAPPPAELRGAEFVRFYRALQPGPPRAELLTRLARDFGVEHGRVAEAAAKVLQAREQRREPGALLQAEDRLRYYLNPQYRGLFQHLGRLEGGLRFLVELRADLMEGLASKAVDGPHVKEMNGVLKNMLSEWFCTGFLNLERVTWQSPCEVLQKISDSEAVHPVRNWVDMKRRVGAYRRCYFFSHCAIPGEPLIVLHVALTSDISSSIQAIVKEVPPLETEDTDKITTAIFYSISLTQQGLQGVELGTHLIKRVVKELQKELPQIEAFSTLSPIPGFTKWLVGLLSSQTKEKGRNELFTESEWEEISEITGDPTSDTLKKLLNTNEWVRSEKLTEVLHSPLMRLCAWYLYGEKHRGYALNPVANFHLQNGSVLWRINWMGDTSPRGIGASCGMMVNYRYFLEETASNSALYLGSKQVRASEQVLALVAQFQQNSKL; this comes from the exons ATGAGGCGGCTGTGCCCGCGCCCGCTGCTCTGGGCCGCGCGGGGCCCGCGCCGCCTCTCGTCGGGCGCTTCCCCGGgcatggaggagctgctgcgCCGCTCggtgccgccgctgccgccctACGAGACCAAGGAGAaggcgccgccgcccgccgagcTGCGCGGCGCGGAGTTCGTGCGGTTCTACCGCGCGCTGCAGCCCGGGCCGCCCCGCGCCGAGCTCCTCACCCGCCTGGCCCGCGACTTCGGCGTGGAGCACGGGCGGGTGGCCGAGGCCGCCGCCAAGGTGCTGCAGGCCCGCGAGCAGCGCAGGGAGCCCGGGGCGCTGCTGCAGGCCGAGGACCGGCTCCGCTACTACCTGAACCCGCAGTACCGCGGCCTCTTCCAGCACCTGGGCCGCCTCGAGGGCGGGCTGCGCTTCCTCGTGGAGCTCAGGGCCGACCTGATGGAGGGGCTGGCGAGCAAGGCGGTGGATGGGCCCCACGTCAAG GAAATGAATGGAGTTCTCAAGAACATGCTCTCGGAGTGGTTCTGCACAGGATTCCTCAACCTGGAGCGCGTCACGTGGCAGTCACCTTGTGAAGTACTCCAGAAAATTAGTGA TTCTGAAGCTGTGCACCCTGTCAGGAACTGGGTTGATATGAAGCGTCGAGTTGGGGCCTACAGAAGGTGCTACTTCTTCTCTCACTGTGCCATCCCAGGAGAGCCACTGATTGTCCTGCACGTGGCACTAACCAGTGACATCTCCAGCAGCATCCAG GCCATAGTGAAAGAAGTGCCACCTTTAGAGACAGAAGATACAGACAAAATCACAACAGCAATTTTCTACTCCATCAGTTTGACTCAGCAGGGCCTGCAGGGGGTGGAACTTGGGACTCACCTCATCAAAAGAGTTGTCAAAGAGCTGCAG AAAGAACTTCCTCAGATAGAAGCTTTTTCCACACTTTCACCTATCCCAGGATTCACAAAATGGCTGGTTGGTCTCCTCTCTTCCCAgacaaaagaaaagggaaggaatgaaCTTTTTACAGAATCTGAATGGGAGGAAATCTCTGAGATCACAGGAGACCCCACCAGCGACACACTAAAGAAACTCTTGAACACCAACGAGTGGGTGAGGTCAGAAAAGCTGACTGAGGTGCTGCATTCCCCCCTGATGAGACTCTGTGCCTGGTACCTGTATGGGGAGAAGCACCGAGGCTACGCCCTCAACCCCGTGGCCAATTTCCACCTGCAGAACGGCTCGGTGCTCTGGAGGATCAACTGGATGGGGGACACGAGCCCCCGGGGCATCGGGGCCTCCTGTGGCATGATGGTCAACTACAGGTATTTCCTGGAGGAGACAGCCTCCAACAGTGCCCTGTACCTGGGCTCCAAGCAGGTCAGAGCCTCCGAGCAGGTGCTGGCCTTGGTGGCCCAGTTCCAGCAGAACAGCAAGCTGTAG